In Vibrio tritonius, the following are encoded in one genomic region:
- the argB gene encoding acetylglutamate kinase: MTATQPAPLVIKLGGAVLDNTDTLAQLFNAIVTYQQQANRHIVIVHGGGYLVDDLMAKLNLPTVKKNGLRVTPYDQIGFIAGALAGTANKMLQGHAMKLGLNPVGLCLADGGLCQVTELDPELGAVGLATAGDATVLKALLATHALPIISSIGLTQEGQMMNVNADQAAVAVAKALDADLALLSDVSGVLDGNRELIAGLDSAQADALIEQQVITDGMIVKVKAALEAAHDLGRPVEVASWRSPEKLTKLFAGESIGTQFLPQ; encoded by the coding sequence ATGACAGCAACACAACCAGCCCCATTAGTGATTAAGTTAGGTGGCGCAGTATTAGATAACACAGATACTTTGGCGCAGTTATTTAATGCAATTGTTACCTATCAACAACAAGCCAATCGTCACATTGTGATTGTTCATGGTGGTGGCTATTTAGTTGATGACTTAATGGCTAAGCTGAATTTGCCAACCGTGAAAAAGAACGGTTTGCGTGTTACGCCATATGATCAAATCGGTTTCATCGCGGGTGCTCTTGCGGGTACAGCAAATAAAATGCTGCAAGGTCATGCGATGAAATTGGGTCTTAATCCTGTTGGGCTGTGTCTTGCTGATGGCGGTTTGTGTCAAGTGACGGAATTGGATCCTGAACTGGGTGCTGTTGGCCTTGCTACAGCAGGTGATGCAACCGTACTTAAGGCACTATTAGCAACCCATGCATTACCCATTATCAGTTCCATCGGTTTGACCCAAGAAGGGCAGATGATGAATGTGAATGCAGACCAAGCTGCAGTGGCCGTCGCGAAAGCCTTGGATGCTGATTTGGCGCTGCTTTCTGATGTCAGTGGTGTACTGGATGGTAACCGTGAATTGATCGCTGGTTTAGATAGTGCTCAAGCGGATGCATTAATTGAACAACAAGTGATCACTGACGGCATGATTGTCAAAGTGAAAGCAGCTTTAGAAGCGGCACACGATCTTGGTCGCCCTGTGGAAGTGGCGAGCTGGCGTAGCCCTGAAAAATTAACCAAATTATTTGCCGGTGAAAGCATCGGTACTCAATTTTTACCTCAATAA
- a CDS encoding dihydrolipoyl dehydrogenase, with the protein MQKIRVDVAVIGGGTAGLGAYRAAKAHTSSVVMIEGGPYGTTCARVGCMPSKLLIAAAESVHNIQKAPGFGVHPQGELIINGREVMDRVKRERDRFVGFVLEGVDEIPAEDKIAGYAKFKDDHTLIVDDHTEITADRIVIATGSRPAYPGVWNELGDRLVVNDDVFNWDDLPEAVAVFGPGVIGLELGQSLHRLGVKVKVFGLGGQVGPITDPKIMSYATKAFQEEFYLDPDVKVESMKRIEGSDKVEIQFINHNGELETFVVDYVLAATGRRPNVDNLNLESTNLEVDARGVPSADHFTLQTSVSHIFIAGDASNQIPLLHEAADQARIAGDNAGRFPELRAGLRRSPISAVFSDPQIAMVGETFKQLSARLGNCGCFATGEVSFENQGRSRVMLRNKGLLHVYAEQGTGRFLGAEMMGPNAEHLAHLLAWAHQNQMTISQMLDMPFYHPVIEEGVRTALRDVNAKLHLGPEMIKHCLDCGPGC; encoded by the coding sequence ATGCAAAAAATTCGTGTTGATGTCGCTGTCATTGGCGGTGGTACCGCAGGCTTAGGCGCTTACCGTGCAGCAAAAGCGCACACTTCTAGTGTTGTCATGATTGAAGGCGGCCCGTATGGCACCACTTGTGCTCGTGTTGGTTGCATGCCGTCCAAGCTTCTGATTGCTGCTGCAGAAAGCGTACACAACATTCAAAAAGCTCCCGGTTTTGGCGTTCACCCCCAAGGCGAATTAATCATTAACGGTCGTGAAGTGATGGACCGTGTAAAACGTGAACGCGACCGTTTCGTTGGTTTTGTCCTTGAAGGTGTGGATGAAATCCCTGCGGAAGACAAAATCGCTGGCTATGCAAAATTCAAAGATGATCATACCCTAATTGTGGATGATCATACAGAAATCACTGCAGATCGCATCGTCATTGCTACCGGTTCACGCCCTGCTTATCCGGGTGTTTGGAATGAATTAGGTGATCGCTTAGTCGTAAACGACGACGTATTTAACTGGGATGACCTACCAGAAGCGGTTGCGGTATTTGGCCCAGGTGTGATCGGTCTAGAGCTAGGGCAATCACTGCATCGTCTTGGCGTGAAGGTGAAAGTGTTTGGCTTAGGTGGTCAAGTGGGTCCAATAACCGATCCTAAAATCATGTCTTACGCCACTAAAGCCTTCCAAGAAGAGTTCTACTTAGACCCAGATGTCAAAGTAGAAAGCATGAAGCGCATCGAAGGCTCGGACAAAGTTGAAATTCAATTCATCAACCATAACGGTGAATTAGAAACATTCGTTGTCGATTATGTACTGGCAGCGACTGGCCGTCGTCCTAATGTCGATAACTTAAATCTTGAATCAACCAACTTAGAAGTCGATGCGCGAGGCGTACCGAGTGCAGATCACTTCACTCTGCAAACCTCTGTTAGCCATATTTTTATTGCTGGCGATGCCAGTAACCAGATTCCGTTATTGCATGAAGCGGCAGACCAAGCACGTATCGCAGGTGACAATGCAGGACGCTTCCCAGAACTTCGTGCGGGCTTACGCCGCTCACCAATTTCTGCTGTATTCTCTGATCCGCAGATTGCGATGGTTGGCGAAACGTTCAAACAGCTTTCAGCTCGTTTGGGTAACTGCGGCTGCTTCGCAACGGGTGAAGTATCGTTTGAGAACCAAGGTCGTTCTCGTGTGATGCTGCGCAATAAGGGCCTATTACACGTTTACGCAGAACAAGGCACTGGTCGCTTCTTAGGCGCAGAGATGATGGGGCCAAATGCTGAACACTTAGCTCACCTACTGGCTTGGGCACATCAAAACCAGATGACGATTTCTCAGATGTTAGATATGCCTTTCTACCATCCGGTGATTGAAGAAGGCGTACGTACTGCCCTACGTGACGTCAACGCAAAACTGCACCTAGGACCAGAGATGATTAAACACTGCCTAGATTGTGGTCCGGGTTGTTAA
- the argC gene encoding N-acetyl-gamma-glutamyl-phosphate reductase, which produces MLKTTIIGASGYTGAELALMVQKHPELTLSGLYVSANSVDAGKSISQLHGKLAGLIDFPVQPLVDVAEVAQSCDVVFLATAHQVSHDLAPIFLENGCQVFDLSGAFRVNNAEFYPTYYGFEHEHVNWLEKAVYGLAEWNAEAIKSTPLVAVAGCYPTASQLAIKPLVVNGLNDATQWPVINAVSGVTGAGRKATMTNSFCEVSLQPYGVFTHRHQPEIATHLDCDVIFTPHLGNFKRGILATITMKLAQGVTEEQVNQAFEQAYADKPAVRLLHGSLPSIQNVEFTPFCDIGWKVQGEHIIVVSAIDNLLKGASAQAMQCLNIHYGFAELTALV; this is translated from the coding sequence ATGCTAAAAACCACAATCATCGGCGCAAGCGGTTACACAGGGGCAGAGCTCGCTCTCATGGTGCAGAAACATCCAGAGCTCACGCTATCAGGTTTATATGTTTCAGCCAACAGTGTTGATGCTGGAAAATCGATTTCTCAGCTGCACGGTAAGCTGGCAGGACTAATTGATTTCCCTGTACAACCGCTAGTAGACGTCGCTGAAGTCGCGCAATCTTGCGATGTGGTTTTTCTGGCAACCGCTCACCAAGTGAGCCACGACTTGGCTCCTATCTTCTTAGAGAATGGCTGTCAGGTGTTTGATTTGTCCGGCGCGTTCCGTGTTAATAACGCAGAGTTTTATCCAACCTACTACGGTTTCGAGCACGAACATGTGAACTGGTTAGAAAAGGCCGTTTACGGTTTAGCTGAATGGAATGCAGAAGCGATCAAATCGACGCCACTAGTGGCAGTGGCTGGTTGTTACCCAACCGCGTCTCAATTAGCAATTAAACCATTGGTTGTTAATGGCTTGAATGATGCGACCCAATGGCCAGTGATTAATGCCGTGAGTGGTGTGACGGGTGCTGGTCGTAAAGCAACCATGACCAACAGTTTCTGTGAAGTGAGCCTGCAGCCTTACGGCGTGTTTACTCACCGTCACCAACCAGAGATTGCTACACACCTTGATTGCGATGTGATTTTCACGCCGCACCTTGGCAATTTTAAACGTGGCATTTTGGCGACTATCACGATGAAGTTGGCGCAAGGTGTGACTGAAGAACAAGTGAATCAAGCATTCGAGCAAGCATACGCAGATAAGCCTGCGGTTCGTTTACTTCATGGTTCATTACCAAGCATTCAAAATGTGGAATTTACCCCTTTCTGCGATATCGGCTGGAAGGTACAAGGCGAGCACATCATCGTCGTTTCGGCGATTGATAACTTGCTTAAAGGGGCGTCAGCACAGGCAATGCAATGTCTAAATATCCACTACGGATTTGCTGAGCTAACTGCGTTGGTTTAA
- a CDS encoding glutathione peroxidase, translated as MTIAKEGQAVPQVTFPTRQGDAWVNVTTEELFKGKTVIVFSLPGAFTPTCSSSHLPRYNELFPVFKQHGVDEILCVSVNDTFVMNAWKADQEADNITFIPDGNGEFTDGMGMLVDKNDLGFGKRSWRYSMLVKDGIVEKMFIEPNEPGDPFKVSDADTMLKHIAPNYQTQESITVFTKPGCPFCAKAKQALQEAHLQYEEVVLGKDATTVSLRAVSGRTTVPQVFIGGKHIGGSEELETYLAK; from the coding sequence ATGACTATCGCTAAAGAAGGCCAAGCAGTACCTCAAGTTACTTTCCCTACTCGCCAAGGCGATGCATGGGTTAACGTGACAACAGAAGAACTATTTAAAGGCAAAACCGTTATTGTATTTAGCCTACCTGGTGCATTCACCCCGACGTGTTCATCAAGCCACCTACCGCGCTACAACGAGTTGTTCCCAGTATTCAAACAACACGGTGTTGATGAAATTCTATGTGTATCAGTAAACGATACATTCGTAATGAACGCATGGAAAGCCGACCAAGAAGCCGACAATATTACCTTCATTCCAGATGGTAACGGTGAGTTCACTGATGGCATGGGTATGCTTGTTGACAAAAATGACCTAGGTTTTGGCAAACGTTCATGGCGTTACAGCATGCTGGTTAAAGATGGCATCGTAGAAAAAATGTTTATCGAACCTAATGAACCAGGCGACCCGTTCAAAGTATCTGACGCAGACACCATGTTGAAACACATCGCGCCTAACTACCAAACTCAAGAATCGATTACTGTTTTTACAAAACCAGGTTGCCCATTCTGTGCAAAAGCAAAACAAGCGCTACAAGAAGCACACCTACAATACGAAGAAGTGGTACTAGGTAAAGATGCAACCACAGTTAGCCTACGTGCTGTATCTGGCCGTACAACAGTTCCTCAAGTATTCATTGGTGGTAAACACATCGGTGGTAGCGAAGAGTTAGAAACTTACTTAGCTAAATAA
- a CDS encoding argininosuccinate synthase has translation MSKVEVKKVVVAYSGGLDTSVIIPWLKENYGCEVVAFVADVGQGADELVGIEEKAIASGASECHVVDLKEEMVKEYIYPTLKTGAYYEGKYLLGTSMARPIIAKAQVEVARKVGADALAHGCTGKGNDQVRFEGAFAALAPDLHVIAPWREWDLVSREECLDYLAARNIPCTASLTKIYSRDANAWHISTEGGVLESTWNAPNDDCWAWTTDPEKAPNEAEYLTIKVEKGEVVAVNGKELSPYQALIELNEVGAKHGIGRIDIVENRLVGMKSRGCYETPGGTIMMEALRAVEQLVLDKTSFEFREELGVKASQLVYDGRWFTPLCKSIMAAAESLAEDVNGEVVIKLYKGQATATQKRSDNSLYSEEFATFGADDVYDQSHAGGFIRLYSLASRIRSLNAAKK, from the coding sequence ATGAGTAAAGTAGAAGTGAAAAAAGTGGTTGTGGCTTATTCTGGCGGTCTTGATACCTCAGTAATCATCCCATGGCTAAAAGAAAACTACGGTTGTGAAGTGGTTGCATTCGTGGCCGATGTTGGTCAAGGTGCTGACGAACTGGTTGGTATCGAGGAGAAAGCGATCGCTTCTGGTGCTTCAGAATGTCACGTTGTTGACCTAAAAGAAGAGATGGTTAAAGAGTACATCTACCCAACGCTTAAAACCGGCGCTTACTACGAAGGTAAATACCTACTAGGTACTTCAATGGCTCGTCCAATCATTGCTAAAGCGCAAGTGGAAGTGGCTCGTAAAGTGGGTGCAGATGCACTGGCTCACGGTTGTACTGGTAAAGGTAACGACCAAGTTCGTTTCGAAGGTGCCTTCGCTGCACTAGCACCAGACCTACACGTAATTGCACCATGGCGTGAATGGGATCTTGTAAGCCGTGAAGAGTGTCTAGACTACCTAGCGGCTCGTAATATTCCATGTACTGCATCTCTGACTAAAATCTACTCTCGTGATGCCAACGCATGGCACATCTCTACTGAAGGTGGTGTTCTAGAAAGCACTTGGAACGCGCCAAACGATGATTGCTGGGCTTGGACAACCGATCCAGAAAAAGCGCCTAACGAAGCTGAATACCTTACTATCAAAGTAGAAAAAGGCGAAGTGGTTGCAGTTAACGGCAAAGAACTTTCTCCTTACCAAGCGCTTATCGAGCTTAACGAAGTGGGCGCAAAACACGGTATCGGTCGTATCGACATCGTTGAAAACCGTCTAGTGGGTATGAAGTCTCGTGGTTGTTATGAAACTCCAGGAGGCACCATCATGATGGAAGCGCTTCGTGCAGTTGAGCAACTTGTACTAGACAAAACATCGTTCGAATTCCGTGAAGAGCTTGGCGTGAAAGCATCGCAACTTGTTTATGATGGTCGTTGGTTCACTCCACTATGTAAATCCATCATGGCTGCTGCAGAATCTCTAGCAGAAGATGTGAACGGCGAAGTGGTTATCAAACTTTACAAAGGCCAAGCAACAGCAACGCAAAAACGTTCAGACAACAGCTTGTACTCTGAAGAGTTTGCGACATTCGGTGCTGACGATGTTTACGACCAAAGCCATGCAGGCGGCTTCATCCGTCTATACTCTTTGGCAAGCCGTATTCGTTCTCTAAACGCGGCTAAAAAGTAA
- the oxyR gene encoding DNA-binding transcriptional regulator OxyR → MNIRDFEYLVALAEHKHFRKAAEACFVSQPTLSGQIRKLEDEIGTVLLERSSRRVLFTDAGLKLVEQAKRILSEVKMFKDMANEHGGSMSGPMHIGFIPTLGPYLLPRIVPTLKEHFPELELYLHEAQTHQLVRLLEEGKMDCLVLASVEETEPFKEIEFYQEPMSLAVPCEHEWHDREEVDLHELKGRTVLALGDGHCLRDQALGYCFAAGAKDDERFKATSLETLRNMVAAGAGITLLPELSLPVEREKDGVCYVKAVNPIPSRRLVVVYRPGSPLRERFEKLAEVMEQRLYQLHK, encoded by the coding sequence ATGAATATTCGAGATTTTGAATATCTGGTCGCACTGGCGGAACATAAGCATTTTCGCAAAGCGGCTGAAGCGTGTTTTGTTAGTCAACCAACGTTAAGTGGGCAGATACGTAAGCTGGAAGATGAAATAGGTACTGTGCTATTGGAACGCAGTAGCCGTCGAGTGCTGTTTACGGATGCTGGGTTAAAGCTGGTGGAGCAGGCTAAGCGAATTCTTAGTGAAGTAAAAATGTTTAAAGATATGGCGAATGAGCATGGAGGTTCGATGAGCGGCCCAATGCACATTGGTTTTATTCCGACATTAGGCCCGTACCTCTTACCGAGAATTGTGCCCACATTAAAAGAGCATTTCCCAGAATTGGAGTTATATCTTCATGAAGCGCAGACTCATCAATTAGTTCGTTTACTTGAAGAAGGGAAAATGGACTGCTTGGTGCTTGCTTCAGTTGAAGAAACGGAACCATTTAAAGAGATTGAATTTTATCAAGAACCCATGAGTCTTGCTGTCCCTTGTGAGCACGAGTGGCATGATCGTGAAGAGGTCGATTTGCATGAGCTGAAAGGGCGAACAGTGCTCGCGTTAGGTGACGGCCATTGTTTGCGTGATCAAGCCTTGGGGTACTGCTTTGCGGCAGGCGCTAAAGACGATGAAAGGTTTAAAGCAACCAGCCTTGAAACACTAAGAAATATGGTGGCGGCTGGTGCAGGGATTACCTTGCTTCCTGAGCTTTCATTACCAGTTGAACGCGAAAAAGATGGGGTTTGTTATGTCAAAGCCGTTAATCCAATTCCATCACGCCGTTTAGTCGTGGTGTATCGACCGGGGTCGCCACTGCGTGAACGGTTTGAAAAGCTTGCCGAGGTAATGGAACAGCGCCTATATCAGTTGCACAAATAG
- the argE gene encoding acetylornithine deacetylase gives MQLPSFLEVYEGLISTSSISASDPSMDEGNAQVCAKMATWLTSFGFKVELEEVEPGKVNLIAQKGEGEGGLLFSGHTDTVPYDEGRWNFNPHKLTQANNRFYGLGTADMKGFFAFVMEAVKKIDDWDKQKKPIYILATCDEETTMLGARHFSSNAPFKPDYCIIGEPTSLVPVYAHKGHMANVVRVTGKSGHSSNPAFGVNAIEVMHEVLYAIMKLRDTLAKTYHHPGFEIPNPTLNLGHIHGGDSANRICGCCELHYDVRPLPGMSLDGLNNLLKDALKEVEAKWPGRIEVTPLHDSIPGYECDHNHHFVQEIGHLCGKEAETVNYCTEAPYLQEVCPTLVMGPGSIEQAHQPDEFLAFEFIDPTISVLSKAMYKYCF, from the coding sequence ATGCAATTACCTAGTTTCCTCGAGGTTTATGAAGGTCTTATTTCGACCTCTTCAATTAGTGCTTCCGATCCAAGTATGGACGAAGGCAACGCGCAAGTGTGTGCCAAAATGGCGACATGGTTAACCTCATTTGGCTTTAAGGTTGAGCTAGAAGAAGTGGAACCGGGCAAGGTCAACTTGATAGCCCAAAAAGGCGAAGGTGAAGGCGGCTTACTCTTTTCTGGACATACCGACACCGTGCCCTACGATGAAGGCCGCTGGAATTTCAACCCTCACAAGCTAACTCAAGCCAATAACCGTTTTTACGGGTTAGGCACAGCAGACATGAAAGGCTTCTTTGCCTTTGTGATGGAAGCGGTGAAAAAAATTGACGATTGGGATAAACAGAAAAAGCCTATTTATATTCTCGCCACCTGTGACGAAGAAACCACCATGCTTGGCGCCCGTCATTTCTCGAGCAATGCCCCATTCAAACCGGATTACTGCATTATTGGTGAGCCAACCAGCTTAGTACCTGTCTATGCCCACAAAGGCCATATGGCGAATGTAGTACGTGTCACTGGTAAGTCGGGTCACTCTTCCAACCCCGCGTTTGGTGTTAACGCTATTGAAGTCATGCATGAAGTACTTTATGCCATTATGAAATTACGTGACACCTTAGCCAAAACCTATCATCACCCTGGTTTTGAAATTCCAAACCCAACTTTGAACTTAGGCCATATCCATGGTGGGGATAGCGCTAACCGCATTTGTGGCTGTTGTGAACTGCACTACGATGTACGCCCACTACCTGGCATGAGCCTCGATGGGCTCAATAACCTATTAAAAGACGCTTTGAAAGAAGTGGAAGCCAAATGGCCAGGACGCATCGAAGTCACCCCTTTGCATGATTCCATTCCTGGTTACGAATGCGACCACAACCATCATTTTGTTCAAGAAATTGGTCATCTATGTGGTAAAGAAGCAGAGACAGTAAACTACTGTACCGAAGCACCTTATTTACAAGAGGTTTGTCCAACATTGGTGATGGGACCAGGATCGATTGAACAAGCCCACCAGCCAGATGAGTTTCTTGCCTTCGAGTTCATTGACCCAACAATTTCTGTACTGTCAAAAGCAATGTACAAGTACTGTTTTTAA
- a CDS encoding DUF3624 domain-containing protein translates to MACNSCEENWFWKKIGRCQRCMDQLTTLSVVCWVVWYFGFRDDPRSVGSIALLFAGFAFNALLFLHLWMKFVILPWRDRQKRSKH, encoded by the coding sequence ATGGCATGCAACTCATGTGAAGAGAACTGGTTTTGGAAGAAAATTGGCCGCTGCCAACGCTGTATGGATCAACTGACTACGCTATCAGTCGTATGTTGGGTGGTCTGGTATTTTGGTTTTCGTGATGACCCTCGTAGTGTCGGGTCGATTGCTCTGCTGTTTGCAGGATTTGCTTTTAACGCCTTGCTATTTCTCCATCTCTGGATGAAATTTGTCATCCTACCGTGGCGCGATCGTCAGAAACGATCCAAACATTGA
- the argH gene encoding argininosuccinate lyase, which translates to MALWGGRFTQAADTRFKQFNDSLRFDYRLAEQDIVGSVAWSKALVSVNVLTEEEQQRLELALNELKMEVMEDPEQILASDAEDIHSWVEQQLINKVGDLGKKLHTGRSRNDQVATDLKLWCRQQGRQILMTLDRLQTKLVTVASEHNDTVLPGYTHLQRAQPVTFAHWCLAYSEMFERDYSRLEDAIKRLDTCPLGSGALAGTAYPIDREKLAYNLGFRRATRNSLDSVSDRDHVMELMSVASISMIHLSRLAEDMIFYNSGESGFIELSDTVTSGSSLMPQKKNPDALELIRGKTGRVYGSLAGMMMTVKALPLAYNKDMQEDKEGLFDALDTWNDCMEMASLCFDGIKVNEQRTLEAAKQGYANATELADYLVAKGIPFREAHHIVGVAVVGAIAKGCALEELSLDELKEFSPVIDSDVYAILTIESCLEKRSAKGGVAPHQVTYAVEEAQKRLAKRDSASVQVRPARLTDVEALEGMVTYWANMGENLPRSRNEIVRDIGSFAVAEHNGEITGCASLYVYDSGLAEIRSLGVEAGWQNQGQGTAIVHYLVNKARKMAIKKVFVLTRTPEFFMKQDFIPTSKTLLPEKVLKDCEQCPRQHACDEVALEVNLVEKLITKAHVA; encoded by the coding sequence ATGGCATTATGGGGCGGAAGATTTACCCAAGCAGCAGATACAAGATTTAAACAGTTTAATGATTCATTGCGCTTCGATTACCGATTGGCTGAGCAAGATATTGTCGGTTCTGTTGCTTGGTCTAAAGCTCTTGTATCGGTTAATGTTCTGACTGAAGAAGAACAACAGCGTTTAGAGCTTGCTCTCAATGAGTTGAAAATGGAAGTGATGGAAGATCCAGAGCAGATCTTAGCATCCGATGCAGAAGACATTCACTCTTGGGTTGAGCAGCAACTGATTAACAAAGTGGGTGATCTCGGCAAAAAATTACATACTGGCCGTTCACGTAACGACCAAGTAGCAACTGACCTTAAGCTATGGTGTCGCCAGCAGGGCCGTCAGATTTTGATGACCTTAGACCGCCTACAAACTAAATTGGTGACGGTAGCAAGCGAGCACAACGATACTGTGTTGCCAGGTTACACCCACTTACAACGCGCACAACCAGTGACCTTTGCACACTGGTGTTTAGCCTACTCAGAAATGTTCGAGCGTGATTACTCGCGTCTTGAGGATGCGATTAAACGTTTAGATACTTGCCCATTAGGTTCTGGTGCGCTAGCGGGTACTGCTTATCCTATCGATCGTGAAAAATTGGCGTATAACTTGGGTTTCCGCCGTGCGACTCGTAACTCTCTAGACTCGGTTTCTGACCGTGATCATGTGATGGAGCTGATGTCTGTCGCTTCTATCTCCATGATTCACTTATCTCGTCTTGCTGAAGACATGATTTTCTACAACTCTGGCGAATCAGGTTTTATTGAATTATCGGATACGGTAACTTCAGGTTCCTCTTTGATGCCACAGAAGAAAAACCCAGATGCACTAGAGCTTATTCGTGGTAAGACTGGCCGTGTGTACGGTTCACTGGCTGGTATGATGATGACAGTGAAAGCGCTGCCTCTTGCGTATAACAAAGATATGCAGGAAGACAAAGAAGGCTTGTTTGATGCGTTAGATACATGGAACGACTGCATGGAAATGGCATCGCTTTGTTTCGATGGTATCAAAGTAAACGAACAACGCACTTTGGAAGCGGCAAAACAAGGCTATGCGAATGCAACTGAATTAGCAGATTATCTAGTTGCGAAAGGCATTCCTTTCCGTGAAGCGCACCATATTGTGGGTGTGGCGGTTGTCGGTGCAATTGCTAAAGGTTGTGCTCTTGAAGAGCTGTCTCTTGATGAACTAAAAGAGTTTTCACCCGTTATCGATAGCGATGTGTATGCCATCCTAACCATTGAGTCTTGTCTTGAAAAACGTAGTGCAAAAGGTGGTGTGGCTCCTCATCAAGTCACTTACGCTGTTGAAGAAGCACAGAAACGTTTGGCAAAACGTGATAGCGCCTCAGTACAAGTGCGTCCCGCACGGTTGACGGATGTAGAAGCGTTAGAAGGTATGGTGACTTACTGGGCAAACATGGGAGAAAATCTTCCTCGCTCACGTAACGAAATCGTGCGTGATATTGGCTCTTTTGCCGTTGCCGAACACAATGGTGAAATCACCGGTTGTGCATCACTTTACGTGTATGACTCAGGATTGGCTGAAATACGCTCTTTAGGTGTTGAAGCAGGCTGGCAAAACCAAGGTCAAGGTACCGCGATTGTTCATTACTTAGTGAATAAAGCGCGTAAGATGGCGATTAAGAAAGTCTTTGTGTTGACTCGTACCCCTGAGTTTTTCATGAAACAGGACTTTATTCCGACATCAAAAACCTTGTTACCAGAAAAAGTATTAAAAGATTGCGAGCAATGCCCACGTCAGCATGCTTGTGATGAAGTGGCGCTAGAAGTGAATCTTGTCGAGAAATTGATCACGAAAGCACACGTCGCTTAA